In Myxocyprinus asiaticus isolate MX2 ecotype Aquarium Trade chromosome 3, UBuf_Myxa_2, whole genome shotgun sequence, the following proteins share a genomic window:
- the ckap2l gene encoding cytoskeleton-associated protein 2-like isoform X2, producing the protein METATGEHVSILSKTEQRKLKLAEYLAAKGRLKAPNPKPYLKDKPVAKKHTETKEKSKIAGDEKENCDINGTNVKEIRRVKTLAEVDKKIANSTSSKTRLRTDSFARPPPLFSSNSRNASLFLHKTALCQADLQSSHGARTASIQIPVRKLHKAKKTVLLSHTANGTHQQSHQNVQSKANKQTQPSSSTADKTHKSKNSSLVSICGPSQPERGIPHRGPDNRHTKTDHHSTRPTKKLVSDNMVAKISVQTTSTAKMQLKSQRPANRNETKIQTNNVSNTQAMPTKLPQKPRLGINSKTHNTNAQCNKQMTRKTHSTTERPNQRKDISHVDTNVDAAKSKLLNSVINKATRTSVSSTVFKPANSGITAVIKNKPQTAVKLNNATASTKLLGRNIKSSVLPQSTNAPQELQPATKRSSQAKPTVLLQTPKPSLCPSTQGVRTAPVDGRKKPTAAQEERLRKLQEWREARGVTYKRPPMPVRLVRRKTVSAFPQPYWTSMEQEECVHDFVFAVGRSLDDCIKLLQQGCPVEQVKDVLSRVPMAQKFAKYWICQARLMEREGNLEILPMFQEAVRVVREPVDELRSVVFEILKKRQAQEGRGVSREENLDV; encoded by the exons GCAGGTGATGAAAAGGAGAACTGTGACATTAATGGCACAAATGTCAAAGAAATTAGGAGAGTGAAGACATTGGCAGAGGTTGATAAAAAGATTGCCAACTCCACCTCCTCAAAAACAAGACTCAGAACCGATTCATTTGCCAGACCCCCACCACTGTTCTCCAGTAATTCCCGTAATGCTTCACTGTTCTTGCACAAAACTGCTCTTTGTCAAGCAGACCTTCAGAGTTCACATGGTGCCAGAACAGCTTCCATTCAAATTCCTGTAAGGAAACTGCACAAAGCCAAGAAAACTGTACTGCTTTCCCACACAGCAAATGGAACCCATCAACAAAGCCATCAGAATGTCCAAAGCAAAGCCAACAAGCAAACTCAGCCATCTTCCAGCACTGCAGATAAGACTCATAAGTCAAAAAATTCAAGTCTTGTTTCAATCTGTGGTCCATCACAACCTGAACGTGGTATCCCCCATAGAGGACCAGATAACAGGCATACTAAGACAGACCATCATTCAACCAGACCAACCAAAAAATTGGTTTCAGATAACATGGTTGCAAAAATTAGTGTCCAAACAACCTCAACTGCCAAGATGCAATTGAAGAGCCAAAGACCAGCAAACAGGAATGAGACAAAAATTCAGACAAACAATGTTTCTAATACCCAGGCTATGCCAACAAAACTCCCACAAAAGCCCAGACTTGGGATTAACAGCAAAACACACAACACCAATGCTCAGTGCAATAAGCAGATGACCCGAAAAACACATTCCACAACAGAAAGACCAAATCAGAGAAAGGACATTTCGCATGTTGACACAAATGTAGATGCTGCCAAAAGTAAATTGCTTAACTCTGTCATAAATAAAGCCACAAGAACAAGTGTCTCTTCAACTGTATTTAAGCCTGCAAATAGTGGAATTACAGCAGTCATCAAAAATAAACCGCAAACTGCAGTTAAACTAAACAATGCCACTGCATCCACCAAACTATTAGGTCGAAACATCAAGAGTTCTGTGCTGCCACAGTCTACCAATGCCCCCCAAGAGCTTCAGCCGGCCACTAAGAGATCCAGCCAGGCCAAGCCAACGGTGCTGTTGCAGACTCCTAAACCCAGTTTGTGTCCCAGTACTCAGGGTGTCAGGACAGCCCCGGTGGATGGAAGGAAGAAGCCGACTGCAGCTCAGGAGGAGAGACT GCGTAAACTTCAGGAGTGGCGGGAGGCAAGGGGTGTTACATATAAACGCCCCCCAATGCCTGTCCGGCTGGTGAGGAGGAAGACAGTCTCTGCTTTTCCTCAGCCATATTGGACTTCTATGGAGCAGGAAGAATGCGTTCATGACTTTGTCTTTGCTGTGGGCCGATCACTTGATGactgtattaaattattacagcag GGTTGCCCGGTGGAGCAGGTCAAAGATGTGCTGTCTCGGGTGCCAATGGCACAGAAGTTTGCCAAATACTGGATCTGCCAAGCCAGACTGATGGAAAGAGAAGGAAATCTAGAAATCCTACCCATGTTCCAGGAGGCTGTTCGTGTAGTAAGAGAG CCAGTGGATGAGCTCCGGTCTGTGGTTTTTGAGATCCTTAAAAAGAGACAGGCTCAAG AGGGAAGAGGAGTCAGCAGGGAGGAGAACCTGGACGTGTAG
- the ckap2l gene encoding cytoskeleton-associated protein 2-like isoform X1: protein METATGEHVSILSKTEQRKLKLAEYLAAKGRLKAPNPKPYLKDKPVAKKHTETKEKSKIAGDEKENCDINGTNVKEIRRVKTLAEVDKKIANSTSSKTRLRTDSFARPPPLFSSNSRNASLFLHKTALCQADLQSSHGARTASIQIPVRKLHKAKKTVLLSHTANGTHQQSHQNVQSKANKQTQPSSSTADKTHKSKNSSLVSICGPSQPERGIPHRGPDNRHTKTDHHSTRPTKKLVSDNMVAKISVQTTSTAKMQLKSQRPANRNETKIQTNNVSNTQAMPTKLPQKPRLGINSKTHNTNAQCNKQMTRKTHSTTERPNQRKDISHVDTNVDAAKSKLLNSVINKATRTSVSSTVFKPANSGITAVIKNKPQTAVKLNNATASTKLLGRNIKSSVLPQSTNAPQELQPATKRSSQAKPTVLLQTPKPSLCPSTQGVRTAPVDGRKKPTAAQEERLRKLQEWREARGVTYKRPPMPVRLVRRKTVSAFPQPYWTSMEQEECVHDFVFAVGRSLDDCIKLLQQGCPVEQVKDVLSRVPMAQKFAKYWICQARLMEREGNLEILPMFQEAVRVVREPVDELRSVVFEILKKRQAQDLSPVPKEPIEMETGDEQEAHDNIMCTPKPVSALICGMRGDSSVVKYKITATPGGKRSQQGGEPGRVDGHEIRFFTPVRRSVRIEKTAMCYPTALQEHDPCVTSLCDLADGDESNGELKGNTQPQSSPVYVFRENEALRDHVTVQLVYPDEAET, encoded by the exons GCAGGTGATGAAAAGGAGAACTGTGACATTAATGGCACAAATGTCAAAGAAATTAGGAGAGTGAAGACATTGGCAGAGGTTGATAAAAAGATTGCCAACTCCACCTCCTCAAAAACAAGACTCAGAACCGATTCATTTGCCAGACCCCCACCACTGTTCTCCAGTAATTCCCGTAATGCTTCACTGTTCTTGCACAAAACTGCTCTTTGTCAAGCAGACCTTCAGAGTTCACATGGTGCCAGAACAGCTTCCATTCAAATTCCTGTAAGGAAACTGCACAAAGCCAAGAAAACTGTACTGCTTTCCCACACAGCAAATGGAACCCATCAACAAAGCCATCAGAATGTCCAAAGCAAAGCCAACAAGCAAACTCAGCCATCTTCCAGCACTGCAGATAAGACTCATAAGTCAAAAAATTCAAGTCTTGTTTCAATCTGTGGTCCATCACAACCTGAACGTGGTATCCCCCATAGAGGACCAGATAACAGGCATACTAAGACAGACCATCATTCAACCAGACCAACCAAAAAATTGGTTTCAGATAACATGGTTGCAAAAATTAGTGTCCAAACAACCTCAACTGCCAAGATGCAATTGAAGAGCCAAAGACCAGCAAACAGGAATGAGACAAAAATTCAGACAAACAATGTTTCTAATACCCAGGCTATGCCAACAAAACTCCCACAAAAGCCCAGACTTGGGATTAACAGCAAAACACACAACACCAATGCTCAGTGCAATAAGCAGATGACCCGAAAAACACATTCCACAACAGAAAGACCAAATCAGAGAAAGGACATTTCGCATGTTGACACAAATGTAGATGCTGCCAAAAGTAAATTGCTTAACTCTGTCATAAATAAAGCCACAAGAACAAGTGTCTCTTCAACTGTATTTAAGCCTGCAAATAGTGGAATTACAGCAGTCATCAAAAATAAACCGCAAACTGCAGTTAAACTAAACAATGCCACTGCATCCACCAAACTATTAGGTCGAAACATCAAGAGTTCTGTGCTGCCACAGTCTACCAATGCCCCCCAAGAGCTTCAGCCGGCCACTAAGAGATCCAGCCAGGCCAAGCCAACGGTGCTGTTGCAGACTCCTAAACCCAGTTTGTGTCCCAGTACTCAGGGTGTCAGGACAGCCCCGGTGGATGGAAGGAAGAAGCCGACTGCAGCTCAGGAGGAGAGACT GCGTAAACTTCAGGAGTGGCGGGAGGCAAGGGGTGTTACATATAAACGCCCCCCAATGCCTGTCCGGCTGGTGAGGAGGAAGACAGTCTCTGCTTTTCCTCAGCCATATTGGACTTCTATGGAGCAGGAAGAATGCGTTCATGACTTTGTCTTTGCTGTGGGCCGATCACTTGATGactgtattaaattattacagcag GGTTGCCCGGTGGAGCAGGTCAAAGATGTGCTGTCTCGGGTGCCAATGGCACAGAAGTTTGCCAAATACTGGATCTGCCAAGCCAGACTGATGGAAAGAGAAGGAAATCTAGAAATCCTACCCATGTTCCAGGAGGCTGTTCGTGTAGTAAGAGAG CCAGTGGATGAGCTCCGGTCTGTGGTTTTTGAGATCCTTAAAAAGAGACAGGCTCAAG atTTGTCTCCTGTTCCAAAAGAGCCTATAGAGATGGAGACAGGTGATGAGCAGGAAGCCCATGATAACATAATGTGTACTCCAAAACCTGTCAGTGCCCTCATATGTGGAATGAGGGGAGACTCATCTGTTGTCAAATATAAAATTACAGCCACCCCAGG AGGGAAGAGGAGTCAGCAGGGAGGAGAACCTGGACGTGTAGACGGGCATGAAATCCGTTTCTTTACCCCAGTGCGCCGTTCAGTACGGATCGAGAAAACTGCTATGTGCTATCCCACAGCCTTGCAGGAACATGACCCATGTGTGACCTCTCTTTGTGACCTTGCAGACGGGGATGAGAGTAATGGAGAACTCAAAGGTAACACACAACCCCAGAGCTCCCCTGTGTATGTGTTCCGGGAGAATGAAGCACTGAGAGACCATGTTACAGTTCAACTTGTTTATCCAGATGAGGCTGAAACATAA